A single window of Populus nigra chromosome 17, ddPopNigr1.1, whole genome shotgun sequence DNA harbors:
- the LOC133677127 gene encoding protein DEFECTIVE IN EXINE FORMATION 1-like isoform X2, whose protein sequence is MKPPAIRVFLICFLLFTTSIHGDESKKNKFRDREATDDALGYPDIDEDALLNTRCPRNLELRWQTEVSSSVYATPLIADINSDGKLDVVVPSFVHYLEALEGSDGDKIPGWPAFHQSTVHASPLLYDIDKDGVREIALATYNGEVLFFRVSGYMMTDKLEVPRRRVKKNWYVGLDPDPVDRSHPDVHDDQLVLEATENKSQSQNSHPANASIETGKKMSENQTKTMIKLSSQVDNSSVGAGSNGTDNAQNGTNKTQNGTITVEKETNNAENGTNTGRRLLEDDNSKGSHEGGSESKENDHENVHAATVENDEGLEADADSSFELFRESDELADEYSYDYDDYVDESMWGDEEWKERKHERLEDYVNIDSHILCTPVIADIDNDGVTEMIVAVSYFFDHEYYDNPEHLKELGDIDVGKYVASSVVVFNLDTKQVKWTRELDLSTSTAKFRAYIYSSPSVVDLDGDGNLDILVGTSFGLFYVLDHHGNIRENFPLEMAEIQGAVVAADINDDGKIELVTTDVHGNVAAWTSQGKEIWEKHLKSLVSQGPTIGDVDGDGHTDVVVPTLSGNIYVLSGKDGSIVRPYPYRTHGRVMNQVLLLDLSKRGEKNKGLTLVTTSFDGYLYLIDGPTSCADVVDIGETSYSMVLADNVDGGDDLDLIVSTMNGNVFCFSTPVPHHPLKAWRSNNQGRNNVANRYNREGVYIKPSSRSFRDEEGKSFWVEFEIVDKYRIPSGSQAPYNVTTTLLVPGNYQGERRIKQNQIFDRPGKYRIKLPTVGVRTTGTVLVEMVDKNGLYFSDDFSLTFHMHYYKLLKWLLVLPMLGMFGVLVILRPQEAVPLPSFSRNTDL, encoded by the exons ATGAAACCTCCAGCGATTAGAGTTTTCTTGATCTGTTTCTTATTATTCACCACTTCCATTCATGGAGATGAGTCCAAAAAGAACAAATTTCGAGACCGAGAAGCCACGGACGATGCCCTTGGTTACCCTGACAT AGATGAGGACGCGTTGTTGAATACACGGTGCCCTAGAAATCTAGAGCTGAGATGGCAAACCGAAGTGAGTTCTAGCGTTTACGCTACTCCATTGATTGCCGATATCAATAG TGACGGAAAACTTGATGTAGTGGTTCCTTCTTTTGTTCACTATCTTGAAGCTCTAGAAGGTTCTGATGGAGACAAAATCCCAG GTTGGCCTGCATTTCACCAATCAACGGTGCATGCAAGTCCTCTCCTATATGATATTGACAAGGATGGTGTGAGGGAGATTGCTTTGGCTACTTACAATGGTGAAGTTCTCTTCttcag GGTTTCAGGATACATGATGACTGATAAACTGGAAGTGCCTCGTAGGAGAGTTAAAAAGAATTGGTATGTGGGTCTGGATCCAGATCCCGTGGATCGTTCTCACCCAGATGTTCATGATGACCAACTTGTCTTAGAGGCTACTGAGAACAAATCACAGTCTC AAAATAGTCATCCAGCAAATGCATCAATTGAGACTGGAAAGAAAATGAGCGAGAATCAAACGAAAACAATGATCAAACTGTCCTCGCAAGTCGATAATTCTTCTGTAGGTGCTGGGTCAAATGGAACAGATAATGCTCAGAATGGAACCAATAAAACTCAGAATGGAACCATTACAGTAGAGAAGGAAACCAATAATGCAGAGAATGGAACAAACACTGGAAGAAGGCTTCTCGAAGATGACAATTCAAAGGGCTCACATGAAGGTGGCTCAGAATCTAAAGAGAATGACCATGAAAATGTTCATGCGGCAACTGTTGAAAATGATGAAGGGTTAGAAGCAGATGCAGATTCATCTTTTGAGCTATTCCGTGAAAGTGATGAATTAGCCGATGAGTACAGTTATGACTATGATGATTATGTTGATGAATCCATGTGGGGAGATGAAGAATGGAAAGAAAGGAAACATGAGAGATTAGAGGATTATGTGAATATTGACTCGCATATCTTGTGCACTCCT GTGATTGCTGATATTGATAATGATGGAGTAACTGAAATGATTGTTGCAGTTTCGTATTTCTTTGATCATGA GTATTATGACAATCCTGAGCATTTGAAAGAGCTTGGTGATATCGATGTTGGGAAATATGTTGCCAGTTCTGTTGTTGTATTCAACCTTGATACAAAGCAAGTTAAGTGGACTCGAGAACTAGATTTAAGTACAAGTACTGCAAAATTTCGTGCATATATATACTCTTCGCCTTCGGTGGTTGATTTGGATGGTGATGGGAACTTGGACATTCTTGTTGGGACTTCATTTGGCTTGTTCTATGTCCTAGATCATCATG GAAATATTAGGGAAAATTTCCCTCTGGAAATGGCTGAAATTCAAGGCGCTGTAGTTGCAGCTGATATCAATGATGATGGAAAAATTGAACTAGTGACCACTGATGTACATGGAAATGTTGCTGCATGGACAtcacaaggaaaagaaatttgGGAAAAGCACCTTAAGAGTCTTGTTTCCCAG GGTCCAACTATAGGCGATGTTGATGGGGATGGCCATACTGATGTTGTAGTCCCTACACTATCAGGTAACATATATGTTCTTAGTGGCAAGGATGGTTCTATTGTTCGGCCTTACCCATACAGAACTCATGGGAGAGTGATGAATCAAGTTCTTCTTCTTGACTTAAGTAAACGTGGGGAGAAAAACAAGGGACTCACACTTGTTACAACATCATTCGATGGTTATCTTTACCTTATAGATGGACCAACTTCTTGTGCTGATGTTGTTGATATTGGTGAAACCTC ATATAGCATGGTCTTGGCAGACAATGTTGATGGTGGAgatgatcttgatctcatagTTTCAACAATGAATggaaatgtcttttgcttttcaaCTCCTGTTCCACATCATCCCCTGAAG GCTTGGAGATCTAATAATCAAGGAAGAAACAATGTAGCGAACCGCTACAACCGTGAAGGGGTGTATATTAAACCTTCATCAAGAAGTTTCCGTGATGAGGAGGGGAAGAGCTTCTGGGTGGAATTTGAGATTGTGGACAAGTATAGAATCCCGTCTGGGTCTCAAGCACCTTATAATGTCACT ACAACCCTGTTAGTTCCTGGCAATTATCAAGGTGAACGACGGATAAAGCAAAATCAAATCTTTGATCGTCCAGGAAAATATCGGATAAAACTTCCAACAGTTGGAGTGAGAACTACTGGAACTGTTTTGGTGGAGATGGTTGATAAGAATGGACTCTATTTCTCAGATGACTTCTCGCTTACATTCCACATGCATTACTATAAACTGCTGAAGTGGCTCCTTGTCCTCCCAATGCTTGGAATGTTTGGTGTGCTTGTCATCCTTCGTCCACAAGAGGCCGTGCCCTTGCCATCATTTTCAAGGAATACTGACTTGTGA
- the LOC133677127 gene encoding protein DEFECTIVE IN EXINE FORMATION 1-like isoform X1, which produces MKPPAIRVFLICFLLFTTSIHGDESKKNKFRDREATDDALGYPDIDEDALLNTRCPRNLELRWQTEVSSSVYATPLIADINSDGKLDVVVPSFVHYLEALEGSDGDKIPGWPAFHQSTVHASPLLYDIDKDGVREIALATYNGEVLFFRVSGYMMTDKLEVPRRRVKKNWYVGLDPDPVDRSHPDVHDDQLVLEATENKSQSHTTGNTHQNTPETNSSISTSTENSHPANASIETGKKMSENQTKTMIKLSSQVDNSSVGAGSNGTDNAQNGTNKTQNGTITVEKETNNAENGTNTGRRLLEDDNSKGSHEGGSESKENDHENVHAATVENDEGLEADADSSFELFRESDELADEYSYDYDDYVDESMWGDEEWKERKHERLEDYVNIDSHILCTPVIADIDNDGVTEMIVAVSYFFDHEYYDNPEHLKELGDIDVGKYVASSVVVFNLDTKQVKWTRELDLSTSTAKFRAYIYSSPSVVDLDGDGNLDILVGTSFGLFYVLDHHGNIRENFPLEMAEIQGAVVAADINDDGKIELVTTDVHGNVAAWTSQGKEIWEKHLKSLVSQGPTIGDVDGDGHTDVVVPTLSGNIYVLSGKDGSIVRPYPYRTHGRVMNQVLLLDLSKRGEKNKGLTLVTTSFDGYLYLIDGPTSCADVVDIGETSYSMVLADNVDGGDDLDLIVSTMNGNVFCFSTPVPHHPLKAWRSNNQGRNNVANRYNREGVYIKPSSRSFRDEEGKSFWVEFEIVDKYRIPSGSQAPYNVTTTLLVPGNYQGERRIKQNQIFDRPGKYRIKLPTVGVRTTGTVLVEMVDKNGLYFSDDFSLTFHMHYYKLLKWLLVLPMLGMFGVLVILRPQEAVPLPSFSRNTDL; this is translated from the exons ATGAAACCTCCAGCGATTAGAGTTTTCTTGATCTGTTTCTTATTATTCACCACTTCCATTCATGGAGATGAGTCCAAAAAGAACAAATTTCGAGACCGAGAAGCCACGGACGATGCCCTTGGTTACCCTGACAT AGATGAGGACGCGTTGTTGAATACACGGTGCCCTAGAAATCTAGAGCTGAGATGGCAAACCGAAGTGAGTTCTAGCGTTTACGCTACTCCATTGATTGCCGATATCAATAG TGACGGAAAACTTGATGTAGTGGTTCCTTCTTTTGTTCACTATCTTGAAGCTCTAGAAGGTTCTGATGGAGACAAAATCCCAG GTTGGCCTGCATTTCACCAATCAACGGTGCATGCAAGTCCTCTCCTATATGATATTGACAAGGATGGTGTGAGGGAGATTGCTTTGGCTACTTACAATGGTGAAGTTCTCTTCttcag GGTTTCAGGATACATGATGACTGATAAACTGGAAGTGCCTCGTAGGAGAGTTAAAAAGAATTGGTATGTGGGTCTGGATCCAGATCCCGTGGATCGTTCTCACCCAGATGTTCATGATGACCAACTTGTCTTAGAGGCTACTGAGAACAAATCACAGTCTC ACACAACTGGAAATACACATCAAAATACACCTGAAACAAATTCTTCGATTTCTACATCAACAGAAAATAGTCATCCAGCAAATGCATCAATTGAGACTGGAAAGAAAATGAGCGAGAATCAAACGAAAACAATGATCAAACTGTCCTCGCAAGTCGATAATTCTTCTGTAGGTGCTGGGTCAAATGGAACAGATAATGCTCAGAATGGAACCAATAAAACTCAGAATGGAACCATTACAGTAGAGAAGGAAACCAATAATGCAGAGAATGGAACAAACACTGGAAGAAGGCTTCTCGAAGATGACAATTCAAAGGGCTCACATGAAGGTGGCTCAGAATCTAAAGAGAATGACCATGAAAATGTTCATGCGGCAACTGTTGAAAATGATGAAGGGTTAGAAGCAGATGCAGATTCATCTTTTGAGCTATTCCGTGAAAGTGATGAATTAGCCGATGAGTACAGTTATGACTATGATGATTATGTTGATGAATCCATGTGGGGAGATGAAGAATGGAAAGAAAGGAAACATGAGAGATTAGAGGATTATGTGAATATTGACTCGCATATCTTGTGCACTCCT GTGATTGCTGATATTGATAATGATGGAGTAACTGAAATGATTGTTGCAGTTTCGTATTTCTTTGATCATGA GTATTATGACAATCCTGAGCATTTGAAAGAGCTTGGTGATATCGATGTTGGGAAATATGTTGCCAGTTCTGTTGTTGTATTCAACCTTGATACAAAGCAAGTTAAGTGGACTCGAGAACTAGATTTAAGTACAAGTACTGCAAAATTTCGTGCATATATATACTCTTCGCCTTCGGTGGTTGATTTGGATGGTGATGGGAACTTGGACATTCTTGTTGGGACTTCATTTGGCTTGTTCTATGTCCTAGATCATCATG GAAATATTAGGGAAAATTTCCCTCTGGAAATGGCTGAAATTCAAGGCGCTGTAGTTGCAGCTGATATCAATGATGATGGAAAAATTGAACTAGTGACCACTGATGTACATGGAAATGTTGCTGCATGGACAtcacaaggaaaagaaatttgGGAAAAGCACCTTAAGAGTCTTGTTTCCCAG GGTCCAACTATAGGCGATGTTGATGGGGATGGCCATACTGATGTTGTAGTCCCTACACTATCAGGTAACATATATGTTCTTAGTGGCAAGGATGGTTCTATTGTTCGGCCTTACCCATACAGAACTCATGGGAGAGTGATGAATCAAGTTCTTCTTCTTGACTTAAGTAAACGTGGGGAGAAAAACAAGGGACTCACACTTGTTACAACATCATTCGATGGTTATCTTTACCTTATAGATGGACCAACTTCTTGTGCTGATGTTGTTGATATTGGTGAAACCTC ATATAGCATGGTCTTGGCAGACAATGTTGATGGTGGAgatgatcttgatctcatagTTTCAACAATGAATggaaatgtcttttgcttttcaaCTCCTGTTCCACATCATCCCCTGAAG GCTTGGAGATCTAATAATCAAGGAAGAAACAATGTAGCGAACCGCTACAACCGTGAAGGGGTGTATATTAAACCTTCATCAAGAAGTTTCCGTGATGAGGAGGGGAAGAGCTTCTGGGTGGAATTTGAGATTGTGGACAAGTATAGAATCCCGTCTGGGTCTCAAGCACCTTATAATGTCACT ACAACCCTGTTAGTTCCTGGCAATTATCAAGGTGAACGACGGATAAAGCAAAATCAAATCTTTGATCGTCCAGGAAAATATCGGATAAAACTTCCAACAGTTGGAGTGAGAACTACTGGAACTGTTTTGGTGGAGATGGTTGATAAGAATGGACTCTATTTCTCAGATGACTTCTCGCTTACATTCCACATGCATTACTATAAACTGCTGAAGTGGCTCCTTGTCCTCCCAATGCTTGGAATGTTTGGTGTGCTTGTCATCCTTCGTCCACAAGAGGCCGTGCCCTTGCCATCATTTTCAAGGAATACTGACTTGTGA